One Rhizobiales bacterium GAS188 DNA window includes the following coding sequences:
- a CDS encoding Site-specific DNA recombinase: MRAAIYCRVSTDGQTTENQRLALEEVAARRGFNVVDVYTDQGISGAKGRDKRPAFDKMLKDATRGKFDVVMAWAIDRIGRSVHDVSGFMVEMEALGVKQYYDKQAIDTATPAGKAMLHMCVVFSEFERDMIRERINVGLKRARAQGKRLGRPTIDPKTEQAISAALAQGDLGMLKIAAKFKVGSGTVQRIKAGMAGSAI, translated from the coding sequence ATGCGTGCGGCGATCTACTGCCGCGTCTCGACGGATGGGCAGACAACGGAAAACCAAAGGCTGGCCCTGGAAGAGGTCGCCGCCCGTCGCGGCTTCAACGTTGTTGACGTCTATACGGACCAGGGCATCTCTGGTGCCAAGGGACGGGACAAACGACCTGCCTTCGACAAGATGTTGAAGGACGCGACCCGTGGCAAATTCGATGTGGTGATGGCCTGGGCGATCGATCGTATTGGCCGCTCGGTCCACGATGTGAGTGGCTTCATGGTCGAGATGGAGGCGCTCGGGGTGAAGCAATACTACGACAAGCAGGCCATCGATACCGCGACGCCGGCAGGCAAGGCCATGCTCCACATGTGCGTCGTGTTCTCAGAGTTTGAGCGCGACATGATCCGCGAGAGGATCAACGTGGGCCTGAAGCGCGCTCGCGCTCAAGGGAAGCGCCTAGGGCGTCCGACAATCGATCCCAAGACAGAACAGGCGATCTCTGCGGCGCTCGCCCAAGGCGATCTCGGCATGCTCAAGATTGCCGCCAAGTTCAAAGTGGGGTCCGGCACGGTGCAACGGATTAAGGCTGGCATGGCGGGCTCAGCAATATGA